The following nucleotide sequence is from Myripristis murdjan chromosome 22, fMyrMur1.1, whole genome shotgun sequence.
ATTGTCTGCTCTCAACTCATGAATAAATGAGTCCCTCAGGGAGAAAGCTGCACTTTGCAAGTATCCAGATTGCGACTGTGATATATGCTAGTGGAGACGACTTGGGAAGGTGAAGAGAGGCTGAACAAACCTTTTAACatactttattgtgttttttccatgtgCAGCCCGGAAGAATCGCCAGTATAAAGTTCCTCCTCACCTTGTACAGATGGCTCAGGAGGAGAACAGCAAACTACAGCAGAGGCGGTACGCAggcacaagcacatacacatattttatCATAATGTATTTTAGTTTTGTAGTGGACACTCTTATCCAGAGCAGCCTACAATGAGTGTAATGGTAGTTGAAAATCCTAACTAACCTAGTGCTGCAACAACTTCCCTAAACAAACAACAGATAAAACTGTCTGTCCATTTTATTCATGCATATGGagaaatatttaataatgaaTTTAAATTATAGGACATTTAGCAAAttagtttattaatttatatattatgtAGTATGCTATAGTATTTGTTCCTCACATACTTTATTGATGTGTCCACACTGTTCATGCTGCACCTGTTACAGGGAGGAGTTTGAAGCCAGCAATAACAGTGTGGAGCTGCACTTGCACCTAGCGCCTTCTTATAGGCTCGAAAACGGagcccttcagccaatcagcaaagagcAGAATAGGATCACCACCCTCACTTTTGACCGTAGGAAGACTGTTGGAGACCTGCGATTAGCCATATACCAGGTAACTTCATGGCTAAAAACACTAGCTACTGTGGAGTTTTGAGATTCTGGAAATGCcagtaaactgtgtgtgttacttgtttgtgtgtgcagatgcaGGAACTCTGGGAGGGTGATATGGCTCTCACTCTGGCCAAATGTCTGCCTGCAGGTCTCCACCTCTACAATACTCTTACAGGTTAGACACCCTGGCAAAATACCTCAACAGCACAGTGGAagctatttatttgtttatttatttattttacttttctctttttttgagcAGTACTGGTTACACAAATCACACATCTTTCCAAAAGTCATTATTACTAAACATGTTGGTGGGggataagaaaaacaaacacacaaataaatgtaaaaaccaTTCATAACTAATTACAAAGATGCAAACAGAATTACAGTCATACAGTAGATTCaccaaaaaggtttttttttttttcataagtatGTGATGtatgtgaacctttttttttttttttttttttatcttttgtccACTTTAAAGATTGAAGAGAATCAAGTTTGCAAGTTTGTCcagaatttaaatttaaatgattgggcagtcataaaacaaatgtaacaGATTCAGGctcagtatttttcaaaatgaacgTTCATCATCTAACTTTGATTATGATTTTATTACAAGGGTGTATGTTATGTAATATCGTTGAAtgtgtctctttattttttgaaactgatAGCTAACATTTTGAGTGTGTTTCTCTTCGCAGATGATAATGTCTCCTTGTACAGTGCAGGCATCTATACAAACACTGACCTGTTTGTGTGGAACGGCAGAGAGGTGAGTAGAGACTCCAGCACAGTTGAAGTAATCGTTTAACACAGGGCAAACAAATCCACTGTCTTGTCCAGATCTCaaatggttgacacttgtctcctctgtctcttcagGTGTGTGGTGCAACTGTCCTAACTGGAGCCGAGTGGGAGCCGGTGCTGCTGACAGTAGTTCGCCCCTTTCTGGGAGAAGatatggaggaggaggtagagaacGGGGTGGAGCATGAGGAGGATGCAGGCAGGATTGAAAATGGGGGGCCAGGGCTGAAACGGCAGGCAAGAGGGTTTGCAGGTGGTGCAACTCTAGGGGAGGTGAGGGACGCACTGGGGGAGCCTCAGGAGAGTCTTCTGTGCCAGGAGCATGGggcagggaagagaggagggcaCGGGgcaggagaggggggaggggcaaGCGGCTGGAGGGTGTTCCCTCCAGAGGACATGCAGCGGACGTTAAAGGAGCTGTCACTGAAAGACGGAGATGCACTGCTGGTGCTGGAGCCCCAGCTGTTCGACAGCAGGTCAGTCTGCTGCAGTTGGCACATGTGCACAAGCCCTGTTGtgtttggtgtatgtgtgtgtgtgtgtgtgtgtgtgtgtgtgtttacagccaTCTCATCAATTTCCTCAGTGTGTTCAATCGAAATGGAGATGTCGTCACTGTAACTACACCGTCAGACTGCCGCTGGCTTCAGGTGGCTCTCCGAAcacaaggaggagagggaggagaagaagcaggagaaagaaagggggagaaagagaaagaagagaggaggaagaaagcaaAGATTCCTGCCTCAGGAAATATGGTCAGTTACTGACATTCATCCTCAAAATTTGTGtgtccctgctctctctctgtctctctccttgaAAAATTCCTTGgaaaaagtttttattattattttttttcttttgtgtctcCCGTTCCAGTTATTGTGTGAGGTGAAACAGAGGGCCATAGAGGAGCTGAAGCTCTCAGGCAAGAGGCTCAGTATTATACAAATATAACTGTATATATTGCAAATAATATTAATCCTATTTGTTACTGAAGCTATTGCGgaagtgtgcatttgtttggaTCCTTGAATTGactctttatatatatatatatatatatatttatttggtttatttatttatttattttttatttatttgactttttagGTGCAGAGTACTGTTTGAGACAGATCGACCGAACAGGCAAACTCCTTCCTCCAGGTATTGTGTCACTTGTTACCAGGAGTGTTAATGGTGCAGAAACATCTTATTCCAGGAAAACATTGAAAGAAAGTACACCAGCACTCATAAATCTTAACAACTCCCTCCCTGGTTTTAACTATTTATGTATAGTAATCCATCAGCCTCTGAAGTAATAGCATATAGTTTAATGGATGAACTTGTATTTTCTTATCCTGGTTGATTTTGACAGTGTGTGAGGAGTTGAGTGTTCGTGATGCAGGGGTGCGGCTCATGACGACACTGATGCTGTGCCCTGGGACTGCACCTAAAGCATCACAGGTGAGCTAACCTCTTTTTATTTACAGTCTTAAATTAACCTGTTGTGCTTGGAGCTGCTGAGGTAAAAGTCAGCTTCAGCTACTAGGCTTACATATGTTAGCAACTGAGCTCAAGGAAAACAATCACGCAATGATTATCAGAAAATTATCAGCTTCTCAAATGCTTGActgatgttttctctctgctttacaGCTGTTCTTGCACTTCTCTGTTGGcgcagcgccctctgctggcatGGAGATGGACATAATTGTAGAGCAGACTTGTACTGTCAAGGAGGTGAGGATTTAAAATATTCAGGTGTATCTTTTGTGGGTAGCTCTGTTATGACAGCTGCTTTTATAATACCTGTGTGTAATCTTTtgatttttgttgcatttgcaGTGTCTGAAGGCAATGCTGGATGCTGTGGGACTTGAAGGTAAAACTCCATATTGTTTGCTCTGTGTTGAGTGAGTTTTACATTGGGGGCAAGCAATTTGCATGGTGACTCAattgttgtgtgtttgacatGTTTGGGGAAAAACAGAATTGCAGGGTGTCAATATATTATTTCAAATATGTGTTTGTAGGCAACAGCTGGCACTTGAGGAGGCTCGACTGGTGTGAGGAGGTTGGTGAGCCCTTGATGGATGAGGTGAGTGTATTGGTTTTTGATTAACAGCGAAGTAGAGTTTACTGATTAAGGTGTCTTTATATTAACACTGGTTTTGACTTGGTCCGACTCACCAATATTCAATTATGGAAATAATATTTAAGTATTGACATGATCTTGTTAACAGTATATAAGTAAAGCAGCTGCACCAAAAAAATTTCTCACCAGCTGTGCTTTACAGTTTGTACTTTAATATTTCTGGAGATTTTACAACATAAATGAACATTTCTATGAGttctttacattttgcattctCTCAGCAATGGGGAATTTCAGTAATCGTGCTATCCATCTCCAcataacaaaaaacagaatggGTCTATTTTTTCATACAACATATTGGAGCTTCTCAGTAGAGTCACATCTAAATTATATTTAAGTAGGCATGgaaatgtaaagcactttggataaaagtttCATCCACATACATTATTCTCTATGCAGTTTCATAGCCTTTTTCTGCAGTATCTCATCAGtcgaggtttattttttcattaggATGCTTCTCTGTCCGAGCTGAAGATAAGTAATGGAGAGACACTGGTTGTCACAGAGGGACAGCTGCCTCCAAAGGTATTTTAACAGACttaactaaacatttttttatgacTGGCACCCatttctcctctcagcctcagtcGCCACACgttcctctctctttatctgtcaGGGTTTTCTCAAGCTGTCTGTGTGGCTTTATCTGGATCCTCGAAACAACTCAACGGTCTCCATGGAAACTGACCTTAATCACGCTGATAACGGCTGCTCTGACGGGCAGATGCTGGAGGCTGCGGCTGCAGGGGACACACCCTGTCACTTGCTTCCTCTGTCCGGTGGCAGCATGGCAGAGCTGAGAACCGCAGGGCAGGTGGAGCTCACAGACGAGGCTACGCTGGAGGATCTCAAAACTCAGGTAGTGCATGTGGTGACAGAGTTTCTTATTTGTTGTGGCAAGTTCATCTCCTCTGATACCATATcatataaaacattaaaacattagtAACCTCttatcagtttttttgttgACCTAGGGGTGGGAGTGCATTTGGTTTTAGGTCCATTTCAACAAACGCTGCAACAAGCTTTTCACTTTAGCTTTCATTTGGGCATTTCTGTCATTATACATGgacagctgtttttgttttaaggtTGAGAAATAAAGCTGGATGAtacattttcattatatttttactgtatgtAAAGGAAATTTTTATGCTGTGGTGGATCTTAAACAAAACTTTACCTTTGTTGTATAGAAGACCTCAATTCAGCCtacacaaagtgtgtgtgcatgtgtgtgttatgcttGTCTCCACTCAGTCTGGTCTCTTTTTGTTCTACCTGTGTGTCTCCATCTGCTCCAGGTGTTGACATTGCCTGcccttcagagtgtgtgtgcgccaaCTCCGGCATTCTTGCGTGTTTGGCAGCTGGAGGGACAGAGGCTGGCACGTATCCTCAGAGGACAGCAACTCACGCTGAGGTACGCACAATCCCCCTCCTTTTCAAATATCCTCTTACTTCATTATTTCTCACAAATCATTTATTGCCACTTTGAATCAATCAGtgaatcacattttatttgtgcatCTTAACATTGAGAACAGAgtagcaaataataaaaatggcaaaTGATAAAAATGGCAATATTAGAAAGAGGAGCAGTAAGGCTGAAGAGACCGATGCATACATAATATGCGGTACGTGTATCTCAACACATACatatgaaaatgctgaaaaataaaataggcaAAAAATGTACACTAGGCTTACTCTTTGATCGTGATCAGTGCAGAACTTTCCAGTCTTTGCTTTTCCTCGTGACCATTTCTGTTTGCTTTCCTCTTGCTTAGGCAGTTGAAGCTAACCAGTGGCACAGACATCTGTGTGCAACAACTACTGAAAGAGGAGGATCTTGGGTAAGGATGAGGGGTTGCTGGTTTTGGTTTATGGGTAATCTTATGTAGCACCCCAACAAGTGAAGAGAAATGACTCTCCATTTTGTCTTGACCATCTTTTGTgatttcttccttcttttccaATTCATCCTTTGTCAttactttcctcctctctcagcccCAAGGAGGTGATGCTGCATGTTCAGATGGGTATACCAGGGGAGAGGTGTTACTACCCTCCTGAGGAGCTGGTTTGGGACGCATCCCGTGACTCTTCTGCCCGCTCGCTGCGCACCACCGTGGCAGCACACTACGGCCTCTCCCCTGACTCCCTGCTGCTGGCCAAACACCAGCCAGACAAACACATCTGGGACACCATCTCCAGCTGGGTACGAAAGGATGACGCACATTTCTGAGAAAGAACAAGATGTATTTTCCTTTCCATCATCGATTTATCAGATCCTGAAAATCAACTCCCTCTTACACATTGAGCATCTTGTGCCAATTAATAGTATGTTCTGTGTCTTTTATGCACAGAGCCAGCAGGTGTCCAAacgaaaaaagaagaaaaaggcagAATCACTCTTGGGAGCACCGTTCCACCTCAAAGATGGTGACACAATTGGTATCAAGgtaatggaagaaaaaacaaatgttttaaaataagtcattttaaagctttttttttttttttttttttttttttttttttaaatatttacttCTCTTAAAACATTGCACAGAACCTGTTGGTTGACAGCAACAGAGACTTCTGCACTTTGGAGGATGAGCAGGGCCAACAGAGGCTGAGAGAGCAAGCAGAGCAACTCAGGAAAGGGTGGGACTTGTTTACTCACAGGTTTAGTAGTACAGAAAATGCATATTACGTTGTGATTATGATTTCATGGATATTACTGTTTAAAGTCCTCTATGCTTGCTCAGTTTTAGAGGACAGGCTGCAGGCTCTGATGGCGTTCAGGGGGCTGCACCAGAGAAGAAGACCGGGCCAACCAAGACCAGGAAGCCAGAGGTGGCGCTGTCCATTAATGTTGGGGTGTTCAGATAGCCCAGCTTCTTTGGCTACATGGCCAAATCCCAGCTTCCTGTTACTACATGCTCACACTCGGTCAGTGAGACACCACTTTGCAATCAGGACAATCCACTCGACGTCAGTCTTGTGCCAAAAAACTGATCTCATTCCCTCTGCATACTGTATTTCTGCCCTAATGTTACAAACCTGACAAACACATCTAATCCCTCCCTGTTCTCCTGTCTGAGCAGCCataggcagaggaggaggacaagggcTTTCATCTTTGGCACTTTGCTTTGCTGTCTTGAAACTGGTGACTGTAATTGGCATTACGTCTATGCAATATTACTGACCACATGACTGATATATGACTCCCTTTTCTGTTTCACTGTCCCACTCTGCCAGTACTCAAAATTACATCAGCCAAAAAAACATGCCtttttattctaatttattTCTGTTCAGCCACCTTTTTATTCTCTTTGGGATACTGGGAGATGATTGTTCCTTTCACAAATCAAACGTTTTGGGCTATTACCTTCTGTATAAACATTAAGTGAGAGGCCCAGACTAAACAGTTTCTAATCgagtgttttctcattttttgtttttgctgttaccACTAAAGGTTAAACTGGTAGATACATGGCGAAGCTCTTGATAGCTAGAGTTCCTATGTCATAAACTGTTTTGTATAACCTGTATGTCAGGTTTGCAAATTTATACCAGCCTCCAGCtgactgtttttaaattttggctTGTCTAGTCTACAAGTTGCAATGGAAGGTAAAAAACCATGGTTATGTTCTGCTGCGGCTCATAATAACAAAAAGTGGAGGGCCTTTTCTACAGCACGCCGGTCACTCTGCCCCATGAACAAAATGTGGATTTCTGGGCTTCATCGATGAGCTTGGCTGAGATTGAtgcgagagaggagagccagGCCTTAGCATGGAGAAGCCCCCGTGCTGCTCTGTCCCCCTACCTCAATCTCTACCTCTCTCACTCTACCTCtgccttccttttctttctctttccttcaaCACTTCCCcaattttgtctttctttcatcctttttttctcctttaccCCCACACTGTCTCCGCCTGCTCTGCCACACTGCGCTCCACAGGTAATTAGAGTCTCGCTCAAGAACAATACCAAATAACATTATGAATTCAAACGCCTCCAACCACCATTATTCTCACTGAAcatgaaagcagaaaaaaagagttctGATTTGCTATGAGATTAATCTTGCGTGTTAAacattcacatttcatttgcatGCACTACAATGTCTGAACATCAGGGAATTAACAGATTTACAGATAATTTATGTGAGGAAATGTAATGATATATGATGTGTCATCAACTATGGTCATATAtagtatgttttgttttggtaaatTGATAAGAGATTTTCTATGctgcttgcattttttttatgtgttaatCTGGCCTGGATCAGTGCCAAGAATTTCATAGTGGAAATTTACtgagtttttctgtttgaagcaaaagaggaaaacagtttGACGATATAATAGTATTTCTTTTTGTATCAAGCAGTATCATTTATTAGTGTTATTGACGAGGACTCGTCCACTGTAGAGTACTTAGGACAGCAGACATCTGTTTGTAACTGTAAGTCTTTGTCAAATTCTGTCTGCAGAAAGTATTTTATGAACAATAAACCACATTAACTACACTTGGTCTTCAGTAAGTCATTTTAATAAATCTATAGCTAAACAGCTTGGTATTCTGTGAGAGAAATCTGcctttttcatcttgttttaatGAGGGAACAAGTGACCTCatgtatgtgctttttttttttcttttttttcttttttttttacttttacacaccactgttcctttcattcatacatttggAGCTGCCCAACacgctattctattctattggaTTCTATTGTGCAGTAAAAACAATGGACTGAATGTCACCCAGAATCTGTGCCCCCTACAATCCTAGCATTGACAATACTGCCCCCCAGTggtgatctttaaaaaaaaatcactccactGTATGATACATTATCTGTGTCCCGGTGCCTTGTCCGTTATCATAAATAATGATGGAAAATGGACAACTTGCTTTGTTGTGAATAAAACCCACGAATTCTACAAAGACTTTAAGTGATCTGTTCAGAAGGGCAAAACACACCTTTACGCACGGCACGACCGACAATTTaatcatcaccattcataaaagTCCATAAATTATAGGCACAATTTGCCGCTGGTTTTCTCACCAGTATTCTCGCCACACAACTGACCAATCGCGGCTCAGCAAGCGTGCCAGACACCCAACCACACCACGAGCTCGGACTTGAATCCCCGCCCCTTTTTACAGTATTAAtttgtcagccagtcagccacgCGTTAGATTTACTGTACGGAGACCAGGGGCTACCCGTCGGCGTCACAATTCCTCTGCATTCCTGTATCGGACacaaaaaatcatcaaaatggTTGATGCTTTCTGCAACACATGGAAACTGATCGACAGTCAGAACTTTGATGAATACATGAAAGCACTTGGTGAGTACATTTGAATTTGGATTTTATGCAAATGATTTTGTTGCATAAAGTTGTTTTTCGCGCAAATCAGTGCATATAATTATCTAGTGAATCAGTCGCTACTGTGATGATTAATGGCCAATATATTGAACCCAGCACTGTTGGAATTATGTGCTTTCTGGACAGGTGTTGGTTTTGCCACAAGGCAAGTGGGCAATGTCACCAAACCAACTATTGTGATCAGCAAAGATGGGGACAAAGTGATGGTGAAAACCCTGAGCACCTTCAAAAACACTGAGATCAGCTTCAAAATGGGAGAGGAGTTTGATGAGACCACAGCTGATGACAGACATGTCAAAGTAAGCTCAGCAACAGTGTGCACCATCCTCACCGAACCCTCTGCAGTCCATAGGATTGTACTgtcatttgtaaaaaaaaaaaaataaaataaaataaaaatgccctCATACTGTGATGCTGGCTctaaatgaaaagtaaaagatTTCCTCAGACTGTACCATGCCTCTGCTTGCAGTCTACTCTCACCATGGATGGAGACAAGCTTGTGCATGTGCAGAAGTGGGAtggcaaagaaacaaaattcaTCAGAGAGATCAAGGATGGGAAGATGGTGATGGTAAGATTCAGTTACACACATCATAGTGGTGCATGTTGGAAAGCCTGCAGTAGTGAATAAATGGTTGCACGTCATGATTAGGCTTACAGTttgtttattaaattatttgtaatGATGCACTAATTGATgaaagacagataaaaaaaatgctacataaCATGTGCATGGTTGCATGGTTGTCTTGCAGCTGAGTTTTAAATGCCCCTGATGTAACATGGTGTGTCCTCTGATTTCGGCTTCCCAGACCCTGACCTTTGAGGGCGTCCAAGCGGTCCGCACATACGAGAAGGCGTAACTTTCCCAGAGTCCTCGACCGAGCAAATCATCCCAGCACTGTGACCGACCGCCAAGGCCCTCCTGTGTTCAGCTCCCGTTTTTACCATTTGCAGTTTGCACTCGATTTGTTGTTGTAACGTGGGACAAATATTTTGGGGAAAATGTTCTTTTGTAAGATCTTTTGTAAGAAATTCTGAAGTTGTTGTGGAGACTCATATTCTGAAGCGCCTAAATTTGTTTCATACTGATCCATTCTGTGTGTCACCCATGACAAAGGGAGAAAATAAAGTACTTGACTCAAACTTATTAGTGTAATTTGTCTTACTTTATCAAGCTGAGTTTCTAAGGGATGCTTTGAGCACAGTTAGTACCAGTATCACTCATCTCAAAATGTCActgatgttttctcttttgcaaaTTTGTATGCAGTCCTACATttgtgtccaaaatgtgtcaacCCCAAATAGAGGGAACTATGGCGTCTTTGTGATAGGTCAGTCCCAGGTGACAGCTGGGTGAGCATGCATGGCAGCCAGTGTGGCCATTGAACTCATAAGAGGGAATGCCCCGAAGTAACCTCTTGATGGCACAGGACAGCAAGAagtagagagaggagggggggatgaTGTCACTCGCCTTGGGATAATCTGGTTTAAGTTGTGGGGTCATTACGTAGAGGCATCATTCGATAGTGTGGACCAACCCTGTTTGAATGCAGCTGCTGGCATGATAGGCAGACGACCAGAGGGACAAGGTGCTGGGTGTGGACGGGGCGAGTTTCAACCAGTCCAGCGTCCCACGGTTAGTTAAAGTCACTCAGCTGTCTAAAAATAATGTGCCATATGTTGACACGCCTTTATAATCTCCATCTGTCCAGCTTTTACCTTTTGGATATAAGCATAGGGGGATTTACACTTTATCATTAATTAGTGGTAATACTGCAGCACAGTCCAGTCTCTCCATGTTTACTCTAATTTTACCAGAACCCCCACCCGTCCTCCATGCATTCCCACATTTAAAGAGCAAGCTGAAGCCTTCCTGTCCTGCCTTGTCCTCTGTGTCTAGCCTACTGAATACTATGACTACAAATGGCCATTCTTCTCATTTCACCACACAGGCTGCCAAGTTGTTGGCTGCCTTTGAATAGATTGCGACACAAAAAAACTATGGTAACTGGAGTGGAACTTATTTGGCCATTGCCGGCTGAATTAATTTCCAACAAAATCTGTCTTTATGCTCCACCTAAAATATGCAACAATTGCCACCAGTGCGGGCTGACTATACAGCGAAATCATTTGCGTA
It contains:
- the usp40 gene encoding ubiquitin carboxyl-terminal hydrolase 40 isoform X1, translated to MFGNLFEEEEEGFSPSPSTGRVVKGGEEPPPPRGRSSLCGIKNQGGTCYLNSLLQTLLFTPEFREELFKLGPEELGRLEDKDKPDAKVRVIPLELQRLFARLLLVDQQSASTADLTDSFGWNSSEGTNQHDVQELNRILFSALEHSLVGTSGSTFIHRLYHGTTVNSIVCKECGNVSQRQEDFLDLTVCVCGLCSLEGALWNMFVEEELFEGNNLYRCAQCDKLVTAAKSAKLRKLPPFMTMSLLRFSFDFAKCERYKETGRYTFPLTINLRPFCEQTDGEDSDYSYELFSVIIHKGGCYGGHYHVYIRDIDQLGQWEPPEEDSKPKTKRKVEEVSVSEPKLEEDDPLSVLTAIIVQEPSKSVLLDQLGQKLMNKIGSSWSKKFRKHYGPIGKFLQSHNDVFILVSNGTRVALKANPPTPGTEPSTPTDQTTSPDPSPALDAGTTDAQQEVDQEPKPETEVSYWFDLNDSTVTSIRESDIEKQFQGKESAYMLFYRKTQLHRPSEARKNRQYKVPPHLVQMAQEENSKLQQRREEFEASNNSVELHLHLAPSYRLENGALQPISKEQNRITTLTFDRRKTVGDLRLAIYQMQELWEGDMALTLAKCLPAGLHLYNTLTDDNVSLYSAGIYTNTDLFVWNGREVCGATVLTGAEWEPVLLTVVRPFLGEDMEEEVENGVEHEEDAGRIENGGPGLKRQARGFAGGATLGEVRDALGEPQESLLCQEHGAGKRGGHGAGEGGGASGWRVFPPEDMQRTLKELSLKDGDALLVLEPQLFDSSVFNRNGDVVTVTTPSDCRWLQVALRTQGGEGGEEAGERKGEKEKEERRKKAKIPASGNMLLCEVKQRAIEELKLSGAEYCLRQIDRTGKLLPPVCEELSVRDAGVRLMTTLMLCPGTAPKASQLFLHFSVGAAPSAGMEMDIIVEQTCTVKECLKAMLDAVGLEGNSWHLRRLDWCEEVGEPLMDEDASLSELKISNGETLVVTEGQLPPKGFLKLSVWLYLDPRNNSTVSMETDLNHADNGCSDGQMLEAAAAGDTPCHLLPLSGGSMAELRTAGQVELTDEATLEDLKTQVLTLPALQSVCAPTPAFLRVWQLEGQRLARILRGQQLTLRQLKLTSGTDICVQQLLKEEDLGPKEVMLHVQMGIPGERCYYPPEELVWDASRDSSARSLRTTVAAHYGLSPDSLLLAKHQPDKHIWDTISSWSQQVSKRKKKKKAESLLGAPFHLKDGDTIGIKNLLVDSNRDFCTLEDEQGQQRLREQAEQLRKGFRGQAAGSDGVQGAAPEKKTGPTKTRKPEVALSINVGVFR
- the usp40 gene encoding ubiquitin carboxyl-terminal hydrolase 40 isoform X2, with translation MFGNLFEEEEEGFSPSPSTGRVVKGGEEPPPPRGRSSLCGIKNQGGTCYLNSLLQTLLFTPEFREELFKLGPEELGRLEDKDKPDAKVRVIPLELQRLFARLLLVDQQSASTADLTDSFGWNSSEGTNQHDVQELNRILFSALEHSLVGTSGSTFIHRLYHGTTVNSIVCKECGNVSQRQEDFLDLTVCVCGLCSLEGALWNMFVEEELFEGNNLYRCAQCDKLVTAAKSAKLRKLPPFMTMSLLRFSFDFAKCERYKETGRYTFPLTINLRPFCEQTDGEDSDYSYELFSVIIHKGGCYGGHYHVYIRDIDQLGQWEPPEEDSKPKTKRKVEEVSVSEPKLEEDDPLSVLTAIIVQEPSKSVLLDQLGQKLMNKIGSSWSKKFRKHYGPIGKFLQSHNDVFILVSNGTRVALKANPPTPGTEPSTPTDQTTSPDPSPALDAGTTDAQQEVDQEPKPETEVSYWFDLNDSTVTSIRESDIEKQFQGKESAYMLFYRKTQLHRPSEARKNRQYKVPPHLVQMAQEENSKLQQRREEFEASNNSVELHLHLAPSYRLENGALQPISKEQNRITTLTFDRRKTVGDLRLAIYQMQELWEGDMALTLAKCLPAGLHLYNTLTDDNVSLYSAGIYTNTDLFVWNGREVCGATVLTGAEWEPVLLTVVRPFLGEDMEEEVENGVEHEEDAGRIENGGPGLKRQARGFAGGATLGEVRDALGEPQESLLCQEHGAGKRGGHGAGEGGGASGWRVFPPEDMQRTLKELSLKDGDALLVLEPQLFDSSVFNRNGDVVTVTTPSDCRWLQVALRTQGGEGGEEAGERKGEKEKEERRKKAKIPASGNMLLCEVKQRAIEELKLSGAEYCLRQIDRTGKLLPPVCEELSVRDAGVRLMTTLMLCPGTAPKASQLFLHFSVGAAPSAGMEMDIIVEQTCTVKECLKAMLDAVGLEGNSWHLRRLDWCEEVGEPLMDEDASLSELKISNGETLVVTEGQLPPKGFLKLSVWLYLDPRNNSTVSMETDLNHADNGCSDGQMLEAAAAGDTPCHLLPLSGGSMAELRTAGQVELTDEATLEDLKTQVLTLPALQSVCAPTPAFLRVWQLEGQRLARILRGQQLTLRQLKLTSGTDICVQQLLKEEDLGPKEVMLHVQMGIPGERCYYPPEELVWDASRDSSARSLRTTVAAHYGLSPDSLLLAKHQPDKHIWDTISSWSQQVSKRKKKKKAESLLGAPFHLKDGDTIGIKNLLVDSNRDFCTLEDEQGQQRLREQAEQLRKGGQAAGSDGVQGAAPEKKTGPTKTRKPEVALSINVGVFR
- the fabp7a gene encoding fatty acid binding protein 7, brain, a, which encodes MVDAFCNTWKLIDSQNFDEYMKALGVGFATRQVGNVTKPTIVISKDGDKVMVKTLSTFKNTEISFKMGEEFDETTADDRHVKSTLTMDGDKLVHVQKWDGKETKFIREIKDGKMVMTLTFEGVQAVRTYEKA